In a genomic window of Styela clava chromosome 7, kaStyClav1.hap1.2, whole genome shotgun sequence:
- the LOC120327681 gene encoding CXXC-type zinc finger protein 1-like, with protein MSDEEITLYCICRSPDIDRFMIMCDQCEEWYHGDCINMTERESRRIKYFYCKWCRRKNPSLQIQYRKSKKSKNRSEDGKKAKKLKKKEAKRKRREDGQKEQVKSEKIKKVIENDDDQKSDITKSNSLSTSLPVNVKKESPQENVSISNKEQAALLSADECGECENCLRIVNCKRCQNCLNPTRDMKCLKRQCLTMKTNLSTSHFEVKKEPLPKKSIKTEYEEEPSRWKNFDISHSMFSQKKFSKPDTKLEIHGRQCYGPGCTLAARSKSKYCSDECGKRLAAKRLLHIMPSRVNDWHHTPTVANEMGREELERIRAAMVQARSELQALEEKFRRLESIITQSKTFEICEKLSDAEETDESDQTIFCVVCGHPVSLRGAIKHMDKCYIKIESQISFGSVYPTRIEGSERLFCDVYNRQQQTYCKRLQVICPEHAKEPKITANEVCGCPLKEDIYTGDEPKLANEFCSRAKRKCNKHFKWESMYRASVDLQRIRQWLKIDEIFEEERRIRNSMVSRAGVVPLLLHQTTAHDPACLDMRTKPSNVKRPAYRLVI; from the coding sequence ATGTCTGATGAAGAAATAACTCTTTACTGCATCTGCAGAAGTCCTGATATTGACAGATTCATGATCATGTGTGATCAGTGCGAAGAATGGTATCATGGAGACTGTATTAATATGACGGAGCGTGAGTCAAGACGAATCAAGTACTTTTACTGCAAATGGTGTCGTCGTAAAAACCCTTCATTACAGATTCAATATAGAAAGTCGAAGAAATCTAAGAATCGAAGTGAAGATGGTAAAAaagcaaagaaattgaaaaagaaagaaGCAAAAAGAAAAAGGCGTGAAGATGGTCAAAAAGAACAAgtcaaaagtgaaaaaataaaaaaggttaTCGAGAATGATGATGATCAAAAATctgacattacaaaatcaaattcaCTGTCTACATCTTTACCTGTTAATGTCAAGAAAGAGTCTCCACAGGAAAATGTATCAATCAGTAATAAAGAACAAGCTGCTTTGTTGTCGGCAGATGAATGTGGCGAATGTGAAAATTGTTTACGTATTGTTAATTGTAAAAGATGTCAAAACTGCCTGAATCCAACCAGAGATATGAAGTGTCTAAAACGACAATGTCTTACTATGAAAACTAATTTGTCAACTTCTCATTTTGAAGTGAAAAAAGAACCACTTCCTAAAAAGAGTATCAAGACCGAATACGAAGAGGAGCCATCAAGAtggaaaaattttgatatatctcATAGTATGTTTTCTCAGAAAAAGTTTAGCAAACCGGATACTAAGTTAGAAATTCATGGCCGACAATGTTATGGACCTGGATGCACTTTGGCTGCAAGATCAAAATCCAAGTACTGCTCAGATGAATGTGGTAAAAGGTTAGCTGCTAAGAGATTGCTACACATTATGCCATCTCGAGTGAATGACTGGCATCATACTCCAACAGTTGCAAATGAAATGGGTCGAGAAGAGTTGGAGAGAATTAGGGCTGCAATGGTTCAAGCAAGGAGCGAACTTCAGGCACTGGAGGAAAAATTTAGGAGATTAGAATCAATTATTACGCAATCcaaaacttttgaaatttgtgaaaaattgtCTGATGCAGAAGAAACTGATGAAAGTGATCAGACTatattttgtgttgtttgtGGCCACCCTGTTTCTCTTCGAGGTGCTATAAAACATATGGACAAatgttatattaaaattgaatctCAAATCTCTTTTGGGTCTGTGTATCCGACGCGTATTGAAGGCTCAGAGCGACTATTTTGTGATGTCTATAATCGACAGCAACAAACTTATTGTAAAAGATTACAGGTAATTTGTCCAGAACATGCAAAAGAACCAAAAATCACAGCCAATGAAGTATGTGGATGCCCATTGAAAGAGGATATATATACGGGTGATGAACCTAAACTGGCTAATGAGTTCTGCAGCAGAGCTAAGAgaaaatgtaacaaacattTTAAATGGGAATCTATGTACAGAGCATCGGTTGATTTACAGCGAATTAGACAATGgctaaaaattgatgaaatatttgaGGAAGAACGCAGAATTCGCAATTCTATGGTATCAAGAGCTGGTGTTGTACCTTTGTTATTGCACCAAACAACTGCCCATGATCCTGCATGTCTCGATATGCGAACAAAACCATCAAATGTTAAAAGACCTGCATATAGACTTGTCATTTAA
- the LOC120327682 gene encoding transcriptional adapter 2-beta-like, whose translation MSVPSRSECNHCQTELPLVHIRCSECSNTSICLSCFSKGVEFRNHLKTHSYKIIDKGSFQVVDPNWTAFEEKLLLDGIEQFGIGNWEDVAVHIGERTSKEVEEHYYASYIESVDLGRVTVPNDIPNRMTDHTPPLHESILSIQLPRLDLDKEEELELAYMPLRDDYEMEHDNEAEILISGLAINGDEDELDLDLKVAQVGMYLDKLKERHRRKSVAREYHLVEKFIGKPLPGAKQDRDYLKRLRLCFQYMREEQALNFARDARKEQILKTKIKHLKMYRKNGIKRLEDGVVFDVKQRRRNKINSEIRQSSTSDSSQNEKPIDRLSSEYGHHLLSSDEKTMCRMLKMIPSRYLTTKTLIIKDFIQKKYGLGIKIRFPGYLEKFQRKKIQSFLNNNGWLPRVSAQ comes from the coding sequence ATGTCTGTTCCAAGTAGATCAGAATGTAATCACTGTCAAACGGAATTACCTCTTGTGCATATTCGCTGTTCAGAATGCTCAAACACATCAATATGCTTGTCATGTTTTTCGAAAGGAGTTGAATTCCGCAATCATTTGAAAACTCATTCATACAAGATTATTGATAAAGGATCATTTCAAGTTGTCGATCCTAATTGGACAGCCTTTGAAGAAAAACTACTTTTGGATGGAATTGAACAATTTGGCATTGGAAACTGGGAGGATGTAGCGGTTCACATTGGTGAAAGAACTTCAAAAGAAGTGGAGGAGCATTATTACGCTTCTTATATTGAAAGTGTCGATCTTGGGCGAGTGACTGTGCCAAATGATATCCCTAATAGGATGACAGATCATACACCACCATTGCATGAATCAATTCTGTCTATCCAGTTGCCTCGTTTGGATTTGGATAAAGAAGAAGAGCTAGAATTGGCTTATATGCCATTAAGAGATGATTATGAAATGGAACATGATAACGAGGCTGAAATACTAATCAGTGGCTTGGCAATAAATGGTGATGAGGATGAACTAGACCTTGATTTGAAAGTTGCGCAAGTAGGAATGTATCTTGACAAATTAAAAGAacggcacagaagaaaaagtgTAGCAAGGGAATACCATCTGGTGGAAAAATTTATCGGTAAACCATTACCTGGAGCCAAACAAGATCGAGATTATTTGAAACGTCTACGTTTATGCTTTCAATATATGCGAGAAGAACAAGCTCTTAATTTTGCAAGAGATGCAAGGAaagaacaaattttgaaaacgaAGATTAAGCATTTGAAAATGTATCgtaaaaatggaataaaaaggCTAGAGGATGGTGTGGTATTCGACGTCAAGCAGCGTAGACGTAACAAAATTAACTCTGAAATTAGACAGAGTTCAACATCCGATTCAAGTCAGAACGAAAAACCAATTGATAGACTGAGTTCAGAGTATGGACATCATTTGCTTAGTTCTGATGAAAAAACAATGTGTCGAATGCTTAAAATGATCCCATCAAGATATTTAACAACAAAAACTCTGATAATAAAAGACTTTATACAGAAAAAATACGGCCTCGGAATAAAAATTAGATTTCCAGGctatttagaaaaatttcaaagaaaaaagatTCAAAGTTTTTTGAATAATAATGGATGGTTACCAAGAGTTTCTGCCCAATAA